One Streptomyces sp. NBC_01237 genomic region harbors:
- the nuoK gene encoding NADH-quinone oxidoreductase subunit NuoK: MHLAYPAVLAVLLFCTGLYGVLARRNAILVLMSVELMLNAVNLNLVAFDVWLRDALHSGQALTLFTIAIAAAEIGIGLAIVLAVYRNRGSSDVDRLRDTAETDAAESLPDDGTGTGADAGTEDADQATAPAGKAKKAEATA; the protein is encoded by the coding sequence ATGCACCTCGCCTATCCCGCCGTGCTCGCCGTCCTCCTCTTCTGCACCGGGCTGTACGGAGTACTCGCCCGCCGCAACGCGATCCTCGTCCTGATGTCCGTCGAGCTGATGCTCAACGCCGTCAACCTCAACCTCGTCGCCTTCGACGTCTGGCTCCGCGACGCCCTGCACTCCGGCCAGGCCCTCACCCTTTTCACCATCGCCATCGCCGCGGCCGAGATCGGCATCGGCCTGGCGATCGTCCTCGCGGTCTACCGCAACCGCGGCAGCTCCGACGTCGACCGCCTCCGCGACACCGCCGAGACCGACGCCGCCGAATCACTCCCCGACGACGGCACCGGCACAGGCGCCGACGCGGGTACCGAAGACGCAGACCAGGCCACTGCTCCGGCAGGGAAGGCAAAGAAGGCAGAGGCCACCGCGTGA
- a CDS encoding NADH-quinone oxidoreductase subunit B, producing MGVTSRPTPEPQPDPQPGLAPQPAAPQTGLAPQPVALPEPKRLGVLSRLAPEPMKVVLNWGRRYSLWVFNFGLACCAIEFIAASMARHDFIRLGVIPFAPGPRQADLMIVSGTVTDKMAPAVKRLYEQMPEPKYVISFGACSNCGGPYWDSYSVTKGVDQIIPVDVYVPGCPPRPEALLQGILKLQEKIARESLAERYAPEGDGPGRPSTAALRSELVAGPTAPGEDRK from the coding sequence ATGGGCGTGACGAGCCGGCCGACTCCCGAACCGCAGCCCGATCCGCAGCCGGGCCTCGCGCCCCAGCCGGCCGCGCCGCAGACCGGCCTCGCGCCGCAACCGGTCGCGCTGCCGGAGCCGAAGCGGCTCGGTGTGCTCTCCCGGCTCGCTCCCGAGCCGATGAAGGTGGTCCTCAACTGGGGCCGCCGCTACAGCCTCTGGGTCTTCAACTTCGGACTCGCCTGCTGCGCCATCGAGTTCATCGCCGCCTCCATGGCCCGCCACGACTTCATCCGGCTCGGAGTGATCCCGTTCGCGCCGGGCCCCCGACAGGCCGACCTCATGATCGTTTCCGGCACGGTGACGGACAAGATGGCCCCGGCCGTGAAGCGCCTCTACGAACAGATGCCCGAGCCGAAGTACGTCATCTCCTTCGGCGCCTGCTCCAACTGCGGCGGCCCCTACTGGGACTCGTACTCCGTCACGAAGGGCGTCGACCAGATCATCCCGGTCGACGTGTACGTACCCGGCTGCCCGCCCCGGCCCGAAGCGCTGCTCCAGGGCATCCTCAAGCTCCAGGAGAAGATCGCCCGCGAGTCGCTCGCCGAGCGGTACGCGCCCGAGGGCGACGGCCCCGGCCGCCCGTCCACCGCCGCCCTGCGCAGCGAACTGGTCGCAGGCCCCACCGCGCCGGGGGAGGACCGGAAGTGA
- a CDS encoding NADH-quinone oxidoreductase subunit A, translating into MGTESTVLASEYFRSYSVVGLLALIGVLFVAVAFGAGRLLRPVVPTPEKLLTYECGVDPVGEGWAHTQVRYYVYAFLYVIFAVDSIFLFPWATVFAAPGYGATTLVEMFIFLGFLAVGLLYAWKKGVLEWA; encoded by the coding sequence GTGGGGACCGAATCGACCGTTCTCGCGTCGGAGTACTTCCGGAGCTATTCAGTGGTCGGACTGCTCGCCCTGATCGGCGTGCTGTTCGTCGCCGTCGCCTTCGGGGCCGGCCGACTGCTCAGGCCCGTGGTCCCGACGCCGGAGAAACTTCTCACCTACGAGTGCGGGGTGGACCCCGTCGGGGAAGGGTGGGCGCACACGCAGGTGCGCTATTACGTCTATGCCTTCCTGTACGTGATCTTCGCCGTCGACTCGATCTTTCTCTTTCCCTGGGCGACGGTATTCGCGGCACCCGGATACGGCGCGACGACGCTGGTGGAAATGTTCATTTTCCTCGGCTTCCTGGCCGTGGGACTGCTCTACGCATGGAAGAAGGGCGTCCTCGAATGGGCGTGA
- a CDS encoding NADH-quinone oxidoreductase subunit 5 family protein: protein MTTTTLAALVPLLPFLGAVAGLLLGRTAPGFVRPLAILPTLAAAVIAVIVAARQGGGRAIDAATQLTPTGSVPIDLALHLDGFAVLVAVLVGLVATCVQIYSTAYLRDDPRYPSYAALVSLFTAAMLLVVYSGDLMVLLVGWEIMGICSYFLVGHYWETPEARAASLKAFLVTKLGDVPFLIGLFALAADTGTFRITKILGAVANGGLDHPTLIALLLLAGVAGKSAQFPLHTWLPDAMAGPTPVSALIHAATMVAAGIYFVARLLPVFAASGAALVVLAVMAAVTMIGSGLAALAQDDIKRVLAYSTIGQLGYMSGALAVGDRGAAVFHLLSHGAFKAVLFLAAGVVIHAAGTNSLAVMSRMSGLPQRIPDAYWTMTVALLALAAIPPFAGFFSKEAVLVAAEHTAFGDRDVAPAAAGWTILVAGLVAALLTAAYAVRLWLLAFRGRGAEAPEHGRQPVAMTSVLWILAVPTIAFGLAVGTIGDWFDGHALTPSLATAVLSTGVGLIGGLVTYGAWRHTTALAARTPMGSVVAHPDAEPALVEVEAMTAHTAAYGHDGDAPDPADPGRLLLGPLHRHAAAGFHLDALYAALFVRPVLGAARVVRFLDREVVDTYVRGSGTGARWLGTAVRRAQTGNVQTYLSALLAGSLVLAIAAVVFANVNAGS from the coding sequence GTGACCACCACGACGCTCGCCGCCCTCGTCCCCCTCCTTCCCTTCCTGGGCGCGGTCGCCGGCCTCCTCCTCGGCCGCACCGCCCCCGGATTCGTACGCCCCCTCGCGATCCTCCCCACCCTCGCCGCGGCCGTCATCGCCGTCATCGTCGCCGCACGCCAGGGCGGCGGCCGGGCCATCGACGCCGCGACCCAGCTGACCCCCACCGGCTCGGTCCCCATCGACCTCGCCCTGCACCTCGACGGCTTCGCCGTCCTCGTCGCCGTCCTCGTCGGCCTCGTCGCGACCTGTGTGCAGATCTACTCGACCGCCTACCTGCGCGACGACCCCCGCTACCCCTCGTACGCGGCCCTCGTCTCCCTCTTCACCGCCGCGATGCTCCTCGTCGTCTACTCCGGCGACCTGATGGTGCTCCTGGTCGGCTGGGAGATCATGGGCATCTGCTCGTACTTCCTCGTCGGCCACTACTGGGAGACACCCGAAGCACGGGCCGCCTCCCTCAAGGCGTTCCTGGTCACCAAGCTCGGCGACGTCCCCTTCCTCATCGGCCTGTTCGCCCTCGCCGCCGACACCGGCACCTTCCGGATCACCAAAATCCTCGGCGCCGTGGCGAACGGCGGTCTCGACCACCCCACCCTCATCGCCCTGCTGCTTCTCGCGGGCGTCGCGGGCAAGTCCGCACAGTTCCCCCTGCACACCTGGCTGCCCGACGCGATGGCCGGTCCCACGCCCGTCTCCGCGCTCATCCACGCCGCGACGATGGTCGCCGCCGGTATCTACTTCGTGGCCCGGCTCCTCCCCGTCTTCGCCGCCTCCGGCGCGGCCCTCGTCGTCCTCGCCGTGATGGCCGCCGTCACGATGATCGGCTCGGGTCTCGCCGCCCTCGCCCAGGACGACATCAAGCGCGTCCTCGCCTACTCGACCATCGGCCAGCTCGGCTACATGTCCGGTGCCCTCGCCGTCGGGGACCGCGGTGCCGCCGTCTTCCACCTCCTGTCGCACGGCGCGTTCAAAGCGGTCCTCTTCCTTGCCGCGGGCGTCGTCATCCACGCCGCCGGGACGAACTCACTGGCCGTCATGTCCCGCATGAGCGGCCTCCCCCAGCGCATCCCGGACGCCTACTGGACGATGACCGTCGCGCTCCTGGCCCTCGCGGCGATCCCCCCGTTCGCCGGCTTCTTCTCCAAGGAAGCCGTACTCGTCGCCGCCGAACACACCGCCTTCGGCGACCGCGACGTCGCCCCGGCCGCCGCGGGCTGGACGATCCTCGTCGCCGGACTCGTCGCCGCCCTCCTCACCGCCGCGTACGCCGTGCGCCTGTGGCTCCTCGCCTTCCGGGGCCGCGGTGCCGAGGCCCCGGAGCACGGCAGGCAGCCCGTCGCCATGACCTCGGTCCTGTGGATCCTCGCCGTCCCCACCATCGCCTTCGGACTCGCCGTCGGCACGATCGGCGACTGGTTCGACGGCCACGCCCTCACTCCCTCCCTCGCCACGGCCGTGCTCTCCACCGGCGTCGGCCTCATCGGCGGACTGGTCACCTACGGCGCCTGGCGGCACACCACGGCCCTCGCCGCCCGTACCCCGATGGGCTCCGTCGTCGCCCACCCCGACGCCGAACCCGCCCTCGTCGAAGTCGAGGCGATGACCGCGCACACCGCCGCCTACGGCCACGACGGGGACGCCCCCGACCCCGCCGACCCCGGCCGCCTGCTGCTCGGCCCGCTGCACCGCCACGCGGCCGCCGGCTTCCACCTCGACGCCCTGTACGCGGCCCTGTTCGTCCGCCCCGTACTGGGCGCCGCCCGTGTCGTCCGCTTCCTGGACCGCGAGGTCGTCGACACCTACGTACGCGGCTCCGGCACCGGCGCACGCTGGCTCGGCACCGCGGTCCGCCGCGCCCAGACCGGCAACGTGCAGACCTACCTCAGCGCACTGCTCGCCGGTTCCCTTGTCCTGGCGATCGCCGCCGTCGTCTTTGCCAACGTCAACGCCGGGTCGTGA
- a CDS encoding sensor histidine kinase translates to MTMSPPVPDTDRPPPARFAFDRWTWKEIAYLLANLPMAIVGFVYTMFMLGVGMGLSITVIGLPLLVLGLHGARLLGRAERGLARSLLGLHIDEPSPLARGRREEGFLPWLWSGLKDPVAWRTLLFSFIRLPWGIVTFTVTLVGLFVLWPVLPFIVRALANADRAMVRGLLSPSDELERRIAELESDRGVVVDTAAADLRRIERDLHDGAQARLVALAMGLGLAKEKLTDDPEAAARMVDEAHGEVKVALQELRDLARGIHPAILTDRGLDAALSAIASRCTVPVKVSVDLDSRPAQAIEGSAYFTVSELLQNVSKHSGAHSASVDVWRSSDRLLIQVRDDGSGGARMDGGTGMAGLAERLGAVDGLFVLDSPVGGPTTVTAELPWRDRTEPATAP, encoded by the coding sequence ATGACCATGAGCCCCCCTGTGCCGGACACCGACCGGCCGCCGCCCGCGCGTTTCGCCTTCGACCGGTGGACCTGGAAGGAGATCGCGTATCTCCTGGCCAACCTGCCCATGGCGATTGTCGGCTTTGTTTACACCATGTTCATGCTCGGTGTCGGCATGGGGCTTTCCATCACGGTGATCGGTCTGCCGCTGCTCGTCCTCGGGCTGCACGGCGCGCGGCTGCTCGGCCGTGCGGAGCGGGGTCTGGCGCGGTCGCTGCTCGGGCTGCACATCGACGAGCCGAGCCCGCTCGCACGCGGCCGCCGGGAGGAGGGGTTCCTGCCCTGGCTGTGGTCGGGGCTGAAGGATCCGGTGGCCTGGCGGACGCTGCTGTTCTCGTTCATCCGACTGCCGTGGGGCATCGTGACGTTCACGGTGACGCTGGTGGGCCTGTTCGTGCTCTGGCCGGTGCTCCCGTTCATCGTGCGGGCCCTGGCCAACGCGGACCGGGCGATGGTGCGGGGGCTGCTCTCGCCCTCCGACGAGCTGGAGCGCAGGATCGCCGAGCTGGAGTCGGACCGGGGGGTCGTCGTGGACACCGCGGCGGCCGACCTCCGGCGCATCGAGCGCGACCTCCACGACGGCGCCCAGGCCCGCCTCGTCGCCCTCGCCATGGGCCTCGGCCTGGCGAAGGAGAAGCTGACCGACGACCCCGAGGCCGCCGCCCGCATGGTCGACGAGGCCCACGGCGAGGTCAAGGTCGCCCTCCAGGAACTGCGCGACCTCGCCCGCGGCATCCACCCCGCGATCCTCACCGACCGCGGACTGGACGCCGCGCTCTCCGCCATCGCCTCCCGCTGCACCGTGCCCGTGAAGGTGTCGGTGGACCTGGATTCCCGGCCCGCCCAGGCGATCGAGGGCAGCGCGTACTTCACGGTCTCGGAACTCCTTCAGAACGTCAGCAAGCACAGCGGGGCCCATTCGGCGTCCGTCGATGTGTGGCGCTCCAGCGACCGGCTGCTGATCCAGGTGCGGGACGACGGGTCCGGCGGTGCGCGGATGGACGGCGGTACGGGCATGGCGGGTCTCGCGGAGCGGCTGGGGGCGGTGGACGGCCTGTTCGTCCTGGACTCTCCGGTGGGCGGGCCGACGACCGTCACCGCGGAGCTGCCCTGGCGCGACCGTACGGAGCCGGCGACGGCGCCCTGA
- a CDS encoding complex I subunit 1/NuoH family protein has translation MNDVLDVALRLVIVFAVFMVVPLVVGQTEHKVMAHMQGRLGPMYAGGFHGWAQLVADGVKFAQKEDVVPAAADRRVFQLAPAVALLPYLLVLVAIPIGPGEGAVGQVVDAGIFFVLAVMGIGVLGSLMAGWASANKYSLLGGLRTAAQLLAYELPMLLAAASVAMAAGTVSLPGILDAFEWWWLPWQIVGALVFFVAGLAELQRPPFDMPVADSEIIFGAYTEYTGLRFALFLLAEYAGIVVLCALTTVLFLGGWHGPLGADGLGWVWTLLKTGILAFVVIWLRVSYPRLREDQLQKLAWTTLIPLALAQIALTGIVKVAIN, from the coding sequence GTGAACGACGTACTCGACGTCGCCCTCCGGCTCGTCATCGTCTTCGCCGTGTTCATGGTCGTCCCCCTCGTCGTGGGGCAGACCGAGCACAAGGTGATGGCCCATATGCAGGGCCGCCTCGGTCCCATGTACGCGGGCGGCTTCCACGGATGGGCCCAGCTCGTCGCGGACGGGGTGAAGTTCGCGCAGAAGGAGGACGTGGTCCCGGCCGCGGCCGACCGCCGCGTCTTCCAGCTCGCGCCCGCAGTCGCGCTCCTCCCGTACCTCCTCGTCCTGGTCGCCATCCCGATCGGCCCCGGTGAGGGTGCGGTCGGCCAGGTCGTCGACGCGGGCATCTTCTTCGTACTCGCCGTGATGGGCATCGGCGTGCTCGGCTCGCTGATGGCCGGATGGGCGTCGGCCAACAAGTACTCGCTGCTCGGCGGGTTGCGTACCGCCGCCCAGCTGCTCGCGTACGAACTGCCGATGCTCCTCGCCGCCGCCTCCGTGGCCATGGCGGCGGGCACCGTCTCGCTCCCCGGCATCCTCGACGCCTTCGAGTGGTGGTGGCTGCCCTGGCAGATCGTCGGAGCCCTGGTCTTCTTCGTGGCCGGACTCGCCGAGCTCCAGCGCCCCCCGTTCGACATGCCCGTCGCCGATTCCGAGATCATCTTCGGCGCGTACACCGAGTACACCGGTCTGCGCTTCGCCCTGTTCCTCCTGGCCGAGTACGCGGGCATCGTCGTCCTGTGCGCCCTGACCACCGTCCTGTTCCTCGGCGGCTGGCACGGACCTCTCGGGGCCGACGGACTCGGCTGGGTCTGGACCCTCCTCAAGACCGGCATCCTCGCGTTCGTCGTCATCTGGCTGCGCGTCAGCTATCCCCGGCTGCGCGAGGACCAGCTGCAGAAGCTCGCCTGGACCACGCTCATTCCGCTCGCTCTCGCGCAGATCGCGCTCACCGGCATCGTGAAGGTGGCGATCAACTAG
- a CDS encoding sensor histidine kinase, producing MATAYGPDTRDHQRSGSGVGDRPPVKHFLPAALRAPLEARAWRELLYLVLSLPISTVLFAFSLTMTLLGVGMLITFLGIPILAVGLTMCRGFGAMERGRARGLLKLDVANPAPVRGKTGGMMSWVGAVLKSGVSWRHLLYSLLHFPWAVFAFCVAITVWSFGWTAFTYPLWHWVFPTYTGVDGVQLYGDGTHQVYLDSPFDLAVTSAIGLAVVLVSPWINRGLVTVDELMVSGLLGPSRLASRVSELESDRGVVVDTAAADLRRIERDLHDGAQARLVALAMDLGLAKEKLTDDPEAAARMVDEAHGEVKVALQELRDLARGIHPAVLTDRGLDAALSAIASRCTVPVEVEVDLDSRPAQAIEGIAYFTVSELLQNVSKHAGATRATVDVWHTADRLMLQVTDNGRGGADVTAGSGLAGLTERLDAVDGILVVDSPAGGPTTVTAELPWRG from the coding sequence ATGGCCACGGCATACGGACCGGACACGCGGGACCACCAGAGGTCCGGCTCCGGTGTTGGGGACCGCCCCCCGGTCAAGCACTTCCTCCCGGCCGCGCTGCGTGCGCCGCTGGAGGCGCGGGCCTGGCGCGAGCTCCTCTACCTGGTGCTGAGCCTGCCGATCAGCACGGTGCTGTTCGCCTTCTCGCTCACCATGACGCTGCTGGGCGTCGGCATGCTGATCACCTTCCTCGGCATTCCGATCCTCGCGGTGGGGCTGACGATGTGCCGGGGCTTCGGCGCGATGGAACGGGGCCGGGCACGGGGGCTGCTGAAGCTGGATGTGGCGAACCCCGCACCGGTACGCGGGAAGACCGGCGGCATGATGTCGTGGGTCGGCGCGGTCCTGAAGAGCGGAGTGTCCTGGCGGCACCTGCTCTACTCGCTGCTGCACTTCCCGTGGGCGGTCTTCGCCTTCTGCGTGGCCATCACGGTCTGGTCGTTCGGGTGGACGGCGTTCACGTATCCGCTGTGGCACTGGGTCTTCCCGACGTACACGGGGGTCGACGGGGTCCAGCTGTACGGGGACGGCACCCACCAGGTCTACCTCGACTCCCCCTTCGACCTGGCCGTGACCAGCGCGATCGGCCTGGCCGTGGTCCTGGTCTCGCCCTGGATCAACCGCGGCCTGGTGACCGTGGACGAGCTGATGGTCTCCGGTCTGCTGGGCCCGTCCCGGCTGGCCAGCCGGGTCTCCGAGCTGGAGTCGGACCGGGGGGTCGTCGTGGACACCGCGGCGGCCGACCTGCGCCGTATCGAGCGCGACCTCCACGACGGCGCCCAGGCCCGCCTCGTCGCCCTCGCGATGGATCTGGGCCTGGCGAAGGAGAAGCTGACCGACGACCCCGAGGCCGCCGCCCGTATGGTCGACGAGGCCCACGGCGAGGTCAAGGTCGCCCTCCAGGAACTGCGCGACCTGGCGCGAGGCATCCACCCCGCCGTGCTCACCGACCGCGGACTGGACGCCGCGCTCTCCGCCATCGCCTCCCGCTGCACCGTCCCGGTGGAGGTCGAGGTGGATCTGGACTCCCGGCCCGCCCAGGCGATCGAGGGCATCGCGTACTTCACGGTCTCGGAACTCCTGCAGAACGTCAGCAAGCACGCCGGCGCGACCCGGGCCACGGTGGACGTGTGGCACACGGCGGACCGGCTGATGCTCCAGGTCACCGACAACGGCCGGGGCGGCGCCGATGTCACGGCGGGCAGTGGTCTGGCCGGTCTGACGGAACGGCTCGACGCGGTGGACGGCATCCTCGTGGTCGACTCCCCGGCGGGTGGCCCCACCACGGTCACGGCCGAACTGCCCTGGCGCGGCTGA
- a CDS encoding NADH-quinone oxidoreductase subunit J family protein, whose protein sequence is MTLAATTTALTTAAGHPGFLSPTGVEIAFLLVGLATFGAALITVTTKQLVHAALWLVVALGGLAVEYLLLTAEFIAWVQVLIYVGSVVVLLLFGLMLTRAPIGRSPDADSGNRWIALGVAAAAAAALVWVVVDAFRTTWIDLDGPAQGSTEATGEFLFRHWVLPFEALSVLLLAALVGAIVLSRKNQPPAQAGKPAQAGKPAQAGKPARSGKPGQAGKPAQSGPPAKNRPSTRGREDKS, encoded by the coding sequence GTGACCCTCGCCGCCACGACCACCGCTCTCACCACCGCCGCGGGCCACCCCGGTTTCCTCTCCCCGACCGGTGTCGAGATCGCCTTCCTCCTGGTCGGCCTCGCCACCTTCGGCGCCGCGCTCATCACCGTCACGACCAAACAGCTGGTGCACGCCGCCCTCTGGCTGGTCGTGGCGCTCGGCGGACTCGCCGTCGAATACCTCCTGCTCACCGCGGAGTTCATCGCCTGGGTCCAGGTCCTGATCTACGTGGGTTCCGTCGTCGTCCTCCTCCTCTTCGGACTGATGCTCACCAGAGCGCCCATCGGCCGTTCCCCCGACGCCGACTCCGGCAACCGGTGGATCGCGCTCGGTGTGGCCGCGGCCGCCGCGGCGGCCCTCGTCTGGGTGGTCGTGGACGCCTTCCGCACCACCTGGATCGACCTGGACGGACCGGCCCAGGGCTCCACCGAAGCGACGGGAGAGTTCCTCTTCCGGCACTGGGTGCTGCCGTTCGAAGCACTGTCGGTCCTGCTGCTCGCGGCCCTGGTCGGGGCGATCGTCCTGTCCCGCAAGAACCAGCCGCCCGCACAGGCCGGAAAGCCCGCACAGGCCGGTAAGCCCGCGCAGGCCGGAAAGCCCGCGCGGTCCGGAAAGCCCGGGCAGGCCGGAAAGCCCGCCCAGAGCGGGCCGCCCGCGAAGAACCGGCCGTCGACCAGGGGCCGAGAGGACAAGAGCTGA
- a CDS encoding NuoI/complex I 23 kDa subunit family protein, which produces MPPIPGSGLAKGLAVTLRTMTKKTVTAQYPDVQPDLPPRSRGVIGLFEENCTVCMLCARECPDWCIYIDSHKETVPAAAPGGRERSRNVLDRFAIDFSLCMYCGICIEVCPFDALFWSPEFEYAETDIHELTHERDKLREWMWTVPEPPALEPGAEEPKEIAAARKTAEKLEAQSAQRAQEAREAQEAQEARAAQEARDAGQAPTREGDQ; this is translated from the coding sequence GTGCCTCCGATCCCTGGCTCCGGCCTGGCCAAGGGCCTCGCCGTGACTCTGCGCACGATGACGAAGAAGACCGTCACCGCGCAGTACCCGGACGTACAGCCCGACCTGCCGCCCCGCAGCCGCGGGGTCATCGGCCTGTTCGAGGAGAACTGCACGGTCTGCATGCTCTGCGCCCGTGAGTGCCCCGACTGGTGCATCTACATCGACTCCCACAAGGAGACGGTCCCCGCCGCGGCTCCGGGCGGCCGCGAACGCAGCCGCAACGTCCTGGACCGCTTCGCGATCGACTTCTCGCTCTGCATGTACTGCGGTATCTGCATCGAGGTCTGCCCTTTCGACGCGCTGTTCTGGTCACCGGAGTTCGAGTACGCCGAGACGGACATCCACGAACTCACCCACGAGCGGGACAAGCTCCGCGAGTGGATGTGGACCGTGCCGGAGCCGCCCGCGCTCGAACCGGGGGCCGAGGAGCCGAAGGAGATCGCGGCGGCCCGCAAGACCGCGGAGAAGCTGGAGGCGCAGAGCGCCCAACGCGCCCAGGAAGCACGGGAGGCCCAGGAGGCCCAGGAAGCCCGGGCGGCGCAGGAAGCACGCGACGCCGGGCAGGCACCGACGCGGGAGGGGGACCAGTGA
- a CDS encoding NADH-quinone oxidoreductase subunit C, translated as MTTPDGIPEGTPEPAPELAPDSGAAPASDSAPGASPAPDSSTAPVPTAAEDAYDRLPDAVTEIFGADATAGRAYDLLTVDVPASDWIGALETARDRLGCGYFDWLSAVDEPGVGFRVCAHVAALRAGTVRRLLVRTTVPHEAATLPSAIGVYAGAAWHERETHEMFGVAFEGHPHLVPLLLPEGFEGHPLRKDFVLAARVAKAWPGAKEPGESEHGGPKRRTMLPPGVPDPNEWGPLKGTLPDAPARPARGARAAGGDRPVRRARSVSEGSAGQRTTPDAPGAADPTGAPAEPPPPAAARPRRSRSVSEGSASQQREATPPAPAPEPVPPAPAPKPEPVPESDSTASEPAPAPEPAPEPQRSPRPPRSTDAPWHDARPAFDPAAPTDSSTTPERATDAETESAGTPERATDVDVDADTRPDRPAGGDTA; from the coding sequence GTGACCACTCCCGACGGGATTCCCGAGGGGACTCCCGAACCCGCTCCCGAACTCGCTCCCGACTCCGGCGCGGCCCCGGCTTCCGACTCCGCTCCGGGCGCTTCCCCCGCTCCGGACTCCTCCACCGCTCCGGTCCCGACCGCGGCCGAGGACGCGTACGACCGGTTGCCGGACGCCGTCACCGAGATCTTCGGCGCGGACGCCACGGCCGGGCGTGCCTACGACCTGCTGACCGTCGACGTCCCCGCCAGCGACTGGATCGGCGCCCTCGAAACGGCCCGCGACCGGCTGGGCTGCGGCTACTTCGACTGGCTCAGCGCCGTCGACGAACCGGGCGTCGGCTTCCGCGTCTGCGCCCACGTCGCCGCCCTGCGAGCCGGTACGGTCCGGCGCCTCCTGGTCCGTACGACCGTCCCGCACGAGGCCGCCACGCTGCCCAGCGCCATCGGCGTCTACGCGGGTGCCGCCTGGCACGAGCGCGAGACCCACGAGATGTTCGGCGTCGCCTTCGAGGGCCATCCGCACCTCGTCCCGCTCCTGCTGCCCGAAGGCTTCGAGGGCCACCCGCTGCGCAAGGACTTCGTCCTGGCCGCCCGGGTCGCCAAGGCGTGGCCGGGCGCCAAGGAGCCGGGCGAGTCGGAGCACGGCGGCCCCAAGCGCCGCACCATGCTGCCGCCCGGCGTCCCCGACCCGAACGAATGGGGTCCGCTGAAGGGCACGCTCCCGGATGCCCCGGCCCGCCCGGCCCGAGGCGCCCGCGCCGCGGGCGGCGACCGCCCGGTGCGCCGCGCCCGCAGCGTGAGCGAGGGCTCGGCCGGTCAGCGCACGACGCCGGACGCGCCCGGTGCGGCCGACCCGACGGGCGCGCCCGCGGAGCCCCCGCCCCCGGCCGCCGCACGGCCGAGGCGTTCGCGCAGCGTGTCCGAGGGCTCGGCGAGCCAGCAGCGCGAGGCGACGCCGCCGGCACCCGCACCGGAGCCGGTACCGCCCGCACCCGCGCCGAAGCCGGAGCCGGTACCGGAATCGGACAGCACGGCGAGCGAACCGGCTCCCGCGCCGGAGCCCGCCCCCGAGCCCCAGCGTTCACCGCGACCGCCCCGCAGCACGGACGCCCCCTGGCACGATGCCCGCCCCGCGTTCGACCCTGCCGCGCCCACGGACTCCTCCACCACCCCCGAACGGGCCACCGACGCCGAGACCGAGTCGGCCGGTACCCCCGAGCGGGCCACCGACGTCGACGTCGACGCCGACACCCGACCCGACCGTCCCGCCGGAGGCGATACCGCGTGA
- a CDS encoding response regulator transcription factor, with the protein MRVVIAEDSVLLREGLTRLLTDLGHDVVAGVGDAEALIKTVADLDAQQALPDVVVADVRMPPTHTDEGVRAAVRLRKDYPGIGVLVLSQYVEEQYATELLAGSSRGVGYLLKDRVAEVREFVDAVVRVAQGGTALDPEVVAQLLGRSRKQDVLAGLTPREREVLGLMAEGRTNSAVARQLVVSDGAVEKHVSNIFLKLGLSPSDGDHRRVLAVLTYLKS; encoded by the coding sequence GTGCGGGTGGTCATCGCCGAGGATTCGGTACTGCTGCGGGAAGGACTCACGCGGCTGCTCACCGATCTCGGGCACGACGTCGTCGCGGGGGTGGGGGACGCCGAGGCACTGATCAAGACCGTGGCGGATCTCGACGCGCAGCAGGCGCTGCCCGATGTGGTGGTGGCCGACGTACGGATGCCGCCGACCCACACCGACGAGGGCGTCCGGGCGGCGGTGCGGCTGCGCAAGGACTACCCCGGGATCGGGGTGCTGGTGCTGTCGCAGTACGTCGAGGAGCAGTACGCCACCGAGCTGCTGGCCGGAAGCAGCCGGGGCGTCGGTTATCTGCTGAAGGACCGGGTCGCGGAGGTCCGCGAGTTCGTGGACGCCGTGGTGCGGGTGGCGCAGGGCGGGACGGCGCTGGACCCGGAAGTGGTGGCTCAGCTGCTGGGCCGGAGCCGTAAGCAGGACGTGCTGGCCGGACTCACGCCGCGCGAGCGGGAGGTCCTCGGTCTGATGGCCGAGGGGCGGACGAACTCTGCGGTGGCCAGGCAGCTGGTCGTGAGCGACGGCGCCGTGGAGAAGCACGTCAGCAATATCTTCCTGAAACTGGGCCTCTCCCCCAGTGACGGGGATCACCGGCGCGTCCTGGCCGTACTCACCTACCTGAAATCCTAG